One Salvia miltiorrhiza cultivar Shanhuang (shh) chromosome 6, IMPLAD_Smil_shh, whole genome shotgun sequence genomic window, CTTGGGATTTCCACCTTCCCGCTTTTGCTACTGCAGGTATATTTTGATTGGGatgtctattaatttattagatatgaATATAAGATATACTATAAAAAACGTTACGATATCACACCAAATAATTCATAACGGGCATATaatactttgatttttgaagcaAACAACATATTAGGGTGTTATAGGTTTCTATGCTACCCTTATCATGCATAGCAAACGAGCccttattatataaaaactttTCTTGTAGTTCACTCGCTTCAAATGCGGTAGCATTTCCTTGGGCGTTGCAAACGAGCACCACGTTTCCGACGGCATCTCCGCCCTCCATTTCATCAACACGTGGTCCGACGCCGCCCGTGGCCTTACCGCCGCAGTCGTTCCCCCATTCCTCGACCGCCGCCTCCTCTCGGCTCGCAGCCCGCCGCAGCCCCACTTTCCCCACGACGAATACCAGCCCCCTCCGCGACTCACAACCCCTCTCCCCAACACCGACACATCGCACTCAACGTTCAAGCTCACTCCCGGCCACCTCCGCGCCCTCAAGCAGAGATGCAAATCCGGCTACACCACCTACGAGGTGGTCACCGGCCACGTGTGGCGCTGCGTCTGCGCCGCCCGCCGCCTCCCCCATGACCAGCAAACCAGGCTGCAGATCCCGATGGACGCGCGCAGGAGGCTGGCGCCGCCCCTGCCGCCGGGTTTCTTCGGCAACGCGATCTTGTACACCACGTCAACCGCTCTGTGCGGCGAGCTGGTGTCGAATCCGGTGGAGTTCGCGGTGGAGAAAGTCCACGCGGCGTTGGGGCAAATAAACGACGAGTACTTGAAGTCGGCTATTGATTACTTGGAGGTGCAGCTGCCGAATATGCACGCCATCGCGCGCAGCGAGAGCAATGTGAGTTGCCCTAATTTTGGGATCACGAGCTGGGTGCGGCTGCCTTCGTATCCGGATTTCGGGTGGGGAAAGCCGGTTTACGCGGGGCCGGCGGTGGCTCCGTATGAAGGGAAGGGTTATTTGTTCGTTGATGGGGAGAGTGATGGAGGTTTGTTGCTTGCGATCACGCTGCTCAACCCGCATATGGAGGCCTTTCACAACTTGTTCTATGATATTTGAATCTACTGTTACTGTTGCTTATTTAGAATAACATGCTTTAATTTGAAACTAGCAGAAATAATGTGTGTTACTAGTTTAACTAATGTCATTTTATGTGATAGAAGttaaatatatagatattgtTATATAGTTTGAATGTGTAattaatattccctccgtccttgaaaattgcaactttattaattatattagtaCGTTCTTAAAAATTGTGATATTTCCTTATTTAGAAATGACTCCACATACTTTCCctctcactatttacaaaaatgtGTGAGACTCAATCTCCACTTAAATGCAACTACTACATTTTTTTTAGGGCTGGACTTGCATGAGGGAGTCCGCATCCCATGCGGCCGGGTCGACCCACGCGGCCACGCCCCAACCCTGACCCGGATCCGCGCCCATTTGATCTGTCGCcccaaattattacatttgcttATAGTAtatgttacttttaataagcataacatatacatttattcgcacaaatatatatttttgtaaatataagtatttattttcatttaatactccctccgtccacaaaaaaaaaaactttcagTTGGGATTCGACacagagactaagaaagctgaaaaatgtggtgtaaatgtggtgtaaaagactaaaagggtagtgtttatgtattgtgattacttttactaatctttcactagctatttgacaaacaacaacaacaacaacaagtttaagggagactaattacataagtaatggtaGAGTAAAGTTGGCCCAATAGgtaaaagtgtagtaattttaaaagcaagtgagggtataattgtccaaaaagcagagtaagagtttatttcgtggacaaatatttaagggcaaataggagtttttttggtggacggagggagtataaagt contains:
- the LOC130987883 gene encoding rosmarinate synthase-like — encoded protein: MRMSVKESTMVRPMTETPSGSLWLSTLDLLMPAAFHSRSVHLYRSNGAANFFDVTLLKAALGRVLVDFYPYAGRLEKADNGRIQINCNAEGVLFVEAECDDAVDDLGGFGRRALDLSLAPKVDYSLGISTFPLLLLQFTRFKCGSISLGVANEHHVSDGISALHFINTWSDAARGLTAAVVPPFLDRRLLSARSPPQPHFPHDEYQPPPRLTTPLPNTDTSHSTFKLTPGHLRALKQRCKSGYTTYEVVTGHVWRCVCAARRLPHDQQTRLQIPMDARRRLAPPLPPGFFGNAILYTTSTALCGELVSNPVEFAVEKVHAALGQINDEYLKSAIDYLEVQLPNMHAIARSESNVSCPNFGITSWVRLPSYPDFGWGKPVYAGPAVAPYEGKGYLFVDGESDGGLLLAITLLNPHMEAFHNLFYDI